A single genomic interval of Penicillium psychrofluorescens genome assembly, chromosome: 2 harbors:
- a CDS encoding uncharacterized protein (ID:PFLUO_002334-T1.cds;~source:funannotate) — translation MSYYPPHQSQYPPHGQPPGPPPPQGYQQQPAYGQQPPYGQPPYGQQPPYGQQPHSYGQQPPHGQQPPYGAPPPAQGHYPPQPGYPPQQGYPQQPYGQQPYPGAPSPQPPAGYHQPPSQQPPYGQPPHGQPSHGQPPQGYAPPPAGAPGYPPPGPYGAPPPGGAYPPQPQVPSPGYDSHVKAQGDFRREADELRKAMKGFGTDEKALISVLSRLDPLQMAAVRSTYTQTHRRDLYKDIKSETSGYFEQGLLAIVDGPLEHDVECARESVKGMGTKEWLMNDVLLGRSNADLNAIKAAYERKYHRSLARDIEDDLSFKTAELFAAVLHATRHDEFAPINPQSIESEARALHDATSGRAVNNVSEFCAVFASVSDAEIRAIDQAFQARYHTSLERHIEKSFSGHMQDALLYMLRTATDPAMRDAVLIDECVRGAGTKDERLVTRLVRVHWNRAHLDQVKRAYKHKYKTDLVARVRGEVSGDYEHLMVALLQ, via the exons atgtcgtactatcctcctcatc AGTCTCAATATCCGCCCCACGGCCAGCCTCCGggtcctccgccgccgcaggGCTACCAGCAACAGCCTGCTTACGGGCAGCAGCCGCCCTACGGACAACCTCCGTATGGACAGCAGCCTCCTTATGGACAACAGCCCCATTCTTATGGACAACAGCCCCCCCACGGACAGCAGCCGCCGTACGGCGCACCTCCAcctgctcaaggccattatcctcctcagcctggcTACCCACCACAGCAGGGCTACCCGCAACAGCCGTACGGCCAGCAGCCCTACCCCGGTGCGCCGTCGCCTCAGCCGCCAGCGGGATACCACCAACCGCCCTCGCAGCAGCCTCCCTACGGCCAACCACCCCACGGCCAACCATCTCACGGCCAACCACCTCAAGGCTATGCCCCTCCGCCCGCTGGTGCTCCGGGCTACCCACCCCCAGGCCCATATGGCGCCCCGCCGCCTGGAGGCGCATATCCGCCGCAGCCCCAGGTGCCGTCTCCCGGCTATGACTCGCATGTCAAGGCGCAAGGCGATTTCCGGCGCGAAGCAGACGAGCTGCGCAAGGCAATGAAGGGCTTCGGAACGGACGAAAAGGCTCTGATCTCCGTGCTTTCGCGACTGGACCCCCTCCAGATGGCTGCCGTGCGCTCTACCTACACCCAGACCCACCGTCGCGACCTGTACAAGGATATCAAATCTGAGACGAGCGGGTACTTCGAACAAGGGTTACTGGCTATTGTCGATGGACCGCTTGAGCATGATGTCGAGTGCGCGCGCGAGTCGGTCAAGGGCATGGGCACGAAGGAGTGGCTTATGAACGACGTGCTCCTCGGCCGGAGCAATGCAGACCTCAACGCTATCAAGGCGGCCTATGAGCGCAAGTACCACCGTTCGCTGGCGCGGGATATCGAGGACGACCTCTCCTTCAAGACGGCCGAGCTCTTCGCCGCTGTTCTACACGCTACCCGCCACGACGAGTTCGCCCCGATTAACCCGCAAAGTATCGAATCCGAGGCCCGCGCCCTCCACGACGCTACCTCGGGTCGCGCGGTCAACAACGTCTCCGAGTTTTGCGCCGTCTTCGCTAGTGTCTCGGACGCGGAGATCCGCGCCATCGACCAGGCATTCCAGGCTCGCTATCATACCTCGCTGGAGAGACATATTGAGAAGTCCTTCTCGGGCCACATGCAAGATGCTCTTCTATACATGCTCCGCACGGCTACAGATCCGGCTATGCGCGATGCGGTCCTGATTGATGAATGTGTTCGCGGCGCAGGAACGAAGGATGAGCGTCTGGTTACTCGTCTTGTGCGTGTCCATTGGAACCGCGCGCATCTGGACCAGGTGAAGCGCGCTTATAAGCATAAGTACAAGACGGATCTTGTTGCTCGAGTGCGGGGGGAGGTCTCCGGGGACTACGAGCATTTGATGGTTGCTCTGCTTCAGTAA